The window CCTTCATAATCTTATGATTCCAATCCAGCTTGCCTCTTATGAATCTATGCTGTACTAATATTAATTAATTGAGGACTCAAACAATTAAataatactatgttttttcttcttttcctactAGGTAATCCGCTTTTTAGGTTATTCTGAGTAAGGAACTGTAGTTTATGATGTACGAGCTATTGAATACTTCTATTGGTCCAATTTCCTGACGGAAACTCCTTAGCAGAAGAGAACAATTTTCTTTTCTCAACTGATTACCACTTTGGTATATATATAAACCAGAACTGCAAATTCATCTAGTCTGATGTGGATCAGAAACCTGTTCATATCTTGATGCAGAAACCATCTCTTGCATTTGGTTGAGTAACTCTTCAACCAAATATTTTCCACTGCATTGTATTAAGCTGGGTGATATTTATTGTGAATTACATAGGAaagatttaataatattattaagtcggtaaacgtgaggtaattagattgacccatgtggccttccatcgttataggaagaaatcgattcccgacataggttgagttggttgagtcccttgaggctcataTATATTGCAATTCGAGATCTtctctatgacatagagatgtcaccagtgacctgaggatatggtatgcttggtcgagtcccttgagggcatatcatcgaatcagaatcatcttgtaatgatggtgatgacttaatctTGATTGATAGTCTATTCATCACATTGTTAACAAATTCATAGTCTATTCCGTTATGATATTTCTCTAGCACTCTTCTACCAAAAGAGAGGATACTAATATGTTCTAACAcatcaaagatatatatatatatatatatatatatatatatatatatatatatatatatatatatatatatatatatatatatatatatatatgtgtgtgtgtgtatatatatatatgtgtgtatatatatatatgtatatatatagacatcTCACCTAATAATATAAAGAATATTGTATCGATAATCCTGTCAAAACTGTAAACAATGAGATTGCCGTTACATCTTAATATCCCAAAATAGTTAACCCAAACAAACTTTGCCAATGTTTTAACAAACTGGAAATGCATGCATGCAATTTACTGTTAATTCTTTTGTTATCATTATTCTAACGAGTGTCTGGTTGAAAGAAACTAGCTAAAGCCTAAAGTTCATGAtttctactccattttgttgtgttTGTCCATAGAAGTTAGTATCCAAATTTAATGGCCTTTTTCTTACAGGACTTGTATGTGTCTTTAAGAGCCTAAGATGTTCTTTCAATagaatttcagaaaaaaaaggaGTAATTGTATAAACAAATTATCAAACTATCTTGTTTTTGACAGATTTTATTAGTTACAAGTCATTTTTGTTCGTTCTAGCTCCTTAAAGATCTTGTAAGTTTGTGTGTTGTTGTATAAGTTCATGTATTGCAACTTATGTTTATAAACTCAAGCTTATTGGTTTAACTTTTCAGAGGCCTGTCATCATAAATGCTGGATTAGAggaaaaaaatataatgaaataaaCACTTGAATTGTCTAGGAAGTAGCAGAATGTCCCAAAAGGAGTTCATCCTATCCAAAataatgttttaaaaatatttagcTTTATTCATATGTTATGTATTGTTTACTGATTACTTCGGCATACAGAATGGCTTGATATATATAGTTTTAATATGTCACTGTCTTTAAATGTACAGAGAACAGAGACAACACTTCGAGACTTACAGCATCTCAATTTGAATGGCTGTCAGAAGATCTCTGACAAAGGTATTGAAGCCATAACTGCCTGTTGCCCAAAACTTAGATCTCTCTCTGTCTATTGGAATGTCAGGTAAATATATGCTTAACAGTAATTTCCCTTAATCATATGGAACATATGATTTGTTTTTATACTAATGGTACAGAAAATTGTTTTCCAGGCTGACTGATCTGGGCATAAAGCACCTTGTGAAGAACAGTAGAGAAGTAGTTAGTTTGAACTTGAGTGGTTGCAAGGTAATTTTACTTGACTGGCTGCATGCAATCTTATTTTTTTCTGCTATCTTTGTCAATTTTAAGGGATGATCTTAGATTTTATATCCCGTCGATATTTTGTGTTGTATGTATGTGtagttatttttccttttatttaatCATGTATGTACATTCTTTCTCCTTTCCACGTATTTATTCTCCTTATGGGAATGCTTGATAAATTCTTGGAGAAAATAACATCAGCTATAGGGTTTGTTGATGACTTGAGTATCTGAAGTAGAGAACCTTTTTCACATGTATACTTCTCCTGGTCTAAGAATGGGATTTGATATAGTTATGATTAATGGTGCATGAGTTTCTAAGAGAATGTGTTACCTCATCTGTGCTATTGGATGCCTATCTAAATTACCTTGGTCTGTGGtagtcatttctaaattttcttgGTCTATGGTAGTCATTCTTCAGATGTTTCTATGACTTAATCTCTACAAAATAACAAAATAGTGCTATTTCCATCGGCAAATTGCAGAACATCACAGATCACAGCTTGTATCTCATTGCTGATAGTTACCATGGGTTGGAAGAATTGGATATTACTAGGTATGTTAACGCTTTCTGTGTATTTATTTGTTGGTCGTTAGTTGCTTATTAATCTGTTTCTGTTCATTGATGGTTCACTTCATTGTTATCTGAGATTTTCATCCAATTTGACCAGTGAAATTATGTATTTCTGAAGTGATCCCATGACACCCAAAGAAGGAAAGTGAAACCATAGATGTTTAGATAACTCTTCTTGCAAAGTAATAATGCATTCAAATTGTGGTATGTATTTTGGGATTCATAGCTTCGGTAAAGGAAGCACACTTGTCGAGGCATGCCCTCGTGCTGCTGGAAATTGGCACATTATATGCCTGTAGCATGCTTTATCCATCCCCAAGCCATATAGACATTGTAGTGGCATACAAACGATGGGGGAAGGAGGGAAATAGAGGAAGAGGCAAGGGAGATAATGACGAGGCAGCTATGCACAACTTAGGAGAGGATGTGAAACATAAAACCAAAACCCCAAAATCAAGGCAAGGTAACCTTCTCAGTGCATATTTTTACAGAAATCTTGATAACTCCAGTAGGCATGAATCCATAGGGTTTTCATGGGAATCATTGATTTCTTTGATGTGTCTATCTCACTTCATTGGTCTTAGACTCATGTATGGGTCTAAGCACTTGCGTATTAAGCGCATATCGGAAGGAAACTGTTGTTCTTGTTTGAAATTAAAACAAGCAAtctgatttttttatgatgtccATTTATAAGCCTGTAAACTCATTCCTCATAGAATAATGATCTTCTAGTGCTTTTCTGAGTATTCTTTCATTCTAAAATGGGTTTTCCCTTTGACAATTTGACAAGGACCTTGTTTAATTTATGTTCTATACTTCTAAGCATGAGGACTTTAGGACTAAGGTTCACAACTTTTTCATTAATTCTAAGTAGGATTGCTAGTTCTTTATGTTCTTCCTTGAGATGAGAAATGCTAAAAAAGGGTTCTACTGGCTGTCTTATAATCTAAACTTCATAAAATCCTcttcatatttttaaatattgattGCCTTATAATATCTGTTTGCCATCTGTCTTATGTAAATTATCCTCGTCTGTTTCTCAGCCCAAAGTTGTGCATACACTATGCTGTTGAGGACTCAGATTTATCTTTTTTCATGCCTAAATATTTTTACCGATTACTTTAGTGTCCTTTAGCAGCATCTTGAAATTATGCTTTCCAGGTGTACCAAGTTAACTGACAGTGGTTTACAACAGATACTTCTTAAATGTTTCTCTCTTCGGAGTTTGAACCTATATGCTCTTTCAAGGCAAGCACTAAAAATCACTATGTTTTTAGATTAAAATAGTGAACTTGTTGGAGTTCTTAAGGGAGCAAATAAAGTGTCTAATAAAGAATTTGATTTTTCTTGCAGTTTAACTGATGCAGCATATGAAAAAATAGGATGTCTGGCTCATCTTACATTCTTAGATCTCTGTGGTGCCCAGGTAGGTATcttatttaattttcattcagattATTAGACTGCCACCTTCACTGACCCCAATAAACTGGTTGTCAGAATCTATCTGATCAAGGTCTTTCCTGTATAGCAAGATGCAAGCATCTGGTTTCATTAAACTTGACATGGTAAATGTCAATGaatattatcattttaattccttaTGAAGCATAGCTTACAAGATCTATTTATGTGCTATGTAACAGGTGTGTACGTGTCACCGATGTGGGAGTGGCTGCCATTGCTGAAGGTTGCAGATCGCTTGAGCTTCTGAGGTAAGTAGTAGGTAATTTGTTTGTATCATAATTATCATTCTTCTTGCCCCGTAGGATAACTGCATGGATTATCATACAGCTTGTATGGGATCGTTGGTGTTACTGATAAATGCCTAGAGGCTTTATCGAATTTCTGCTCAAATACTCTGACGACCCTTGATGTGAATGGATGTGTCAGCATCAAGGTTAAGATAAACCTACTGCTTTTAAAAGTATTAGTATATTGTTATTATTGGATTTAAACACTAAAACATATTTTCTTGTATGTAATTGTCTAGAAAAGAAGCCGCGATGACttgctaaagcaattcccactgtTGAGATGCTTCAAAGTGCATAGCTAGCTTTGGGCTGCTTGTTGGCGCTTATTATCTGGTTTTACCGTAGGCAAGTATACTTGAGAGAGGAGAAGACGATTGTTATTAGTGTATCTCTTGTATCTTTGTTAATGTTCTTTTTTAAGAAACAATTACAAATATATCACTAGGGTTATGTGGATCCTCTCATGCCATTTAGCTTTGTTGGGAGGAAGCATAGGTGATGTGGTGACAATTAGAAGATATGGTAATTGATTGCATCCACCCTTTAACTTCCTGAGGTTGTAGCAGGGTgttattgatttgatttaatAGAGAAGTAAAAGAATGTGCTACTAAATTGGTCCATGTTATCATTTGCTTTTCTGATATCTGCCCATGGCATCAACAAAATCTCACAGGGGCAACAGCACATTGCTGATTCTTCCTAAAGCTGGCAGGAACCACATCAAGTTAATTCAGTGGTTTTGGTGATGTGAGAATTCACcaactttaaatgataatgttgggAATGAGTAATCTGAGGTCATAGCAGCATTTGGTTCCAAACTAAAGGATCGGAGAAGCAATTATGAGCTACTTTTCAATTCGAAATTTATGGCAACAGGAGATGTTTCTTCAACAGCTTTGGGCTTTGAAAGTGTGATCGGGCAAATGATCCATTAAGAGAAGTTTCTGAAGCAATTCTAATTCTTATGCACGTCAAAATTCTGGTTCTAAGTCAGCTTTTTGCGTGCAACAAAATTGTCGGCATACCATCAGAAACAATACGAAGAATGGAAAAACTAAACACCTGAGGTATGAGCAATTGGACTCTACATGTCAGATGATGGGTGCGGGACACACCCTGCCCTCATCTTCTttgcaaagaaaataaaagacgaTTTACAACAAATGTACGTTtaaatatcaaatagatagaacaaTACAATTTGAAGTATGAGAGCAAGGCAGAGGAGTTGAAGTTTTTGAGCGACGCCATAAGAGAGGGAAGGGCCAAAAGCTGAGCTGGAATCGGTGCTGTTGCTCGGTCCTGAGCTGAAGTTTTGACCAAAATTCAAAACCGTTAGTGAAACAAGAAGAGAATGCAAGAACTTGGTGCTTAAGCTAGCTAATACAGTCACTCACCTTCCAGCAAAGACGCATGATCCATGGCCTACAAGTGCACCCATAAGGTAAAAGAAACGCCAGATTAGAATTCATAACAAAGATGATGTGCATTCAAAACTAAGCTGAAGTGCAAGAACATTTAGAATATATCTCATTTCCAGTAATAATCTCACACAAGAACCGTTTGCCAAAATATGTACCCATGAAAAAAATAGACTAGACTTCTATCTAAAAACAAACACAACACAGTAATATCCTAAAGGGGTCCATTAATTAAGAACCGTAACACAACATGTTCAATGAACAAGCTTTTGTTATCTGAAAAATGGATGTTAACTATCAGATTCCCAGAACCAAACTGTTTGTCTAATTACCTCCAACATGTTTTTGGTTGATAAAACTTTTTGGTTGATATTTCCATGTTTGGAGAGGGGAGGAAGTCACAGAACCCCGTTGTCACTTATAAATGTATAGATACGTTGTAAAGAAATTTAGGTATAAAAAACTTTGAGCTGATTTCAGTTTGATGTGCATTTGACAGCTTATATGGCTCGTTATGTTTATATCAGTCAGGATTAAATTGAGCTAGCAGGTCAGAAACATAAGATACttattcaagagaaaaaaagaTTTGCAAATGAAAATTATATGGAACTGCCAACAAGATGCCTGACCTTCATATTCAGGTTAGTACTATGACGTTTGAACTTCCTGTTTCATGAAGTTACAAAATATGACAGTgtaaaattatttcaaatgatacatatatatatatatatatatatatatatatatatatatatatatatgctactaGAGTATACAGTCTTGAATGGTAACATTAGTATTCACTACTTCAAAATGATTCAGTGCAAATTTAGTGTCTATTTTATATGTCAATAACTTTGCAGATAGATCTTGCATTGCATATCCAGGAAAAGAAACACAATATTAAACAAATAATCATGTTATAATGACCCAGATTTTTGGTTATTTGATTCATGAAAAAGCAAAAAACCAGCCAACAGATTCCACTATAATTGAAGGGGAAAAGAAGGAAACTAGTAATCAGAGGATTTACTATTACCAGTATTTTTCTAAGATGTCaagttaaatttgaataaaacaaAAATGTTGTTGCTAAATATGTTAATTTAATTTCTCATAAGTATGATATCATGTTTTGTAAAttaaacaaaagtaattcaaaggaCAAGAAACAGCCATGCATGTTGCTGCTATAAGGACCAACCCATCCTAACATTTTGCCGGGAAATTGTAATTAAAATTTCGGGCAATTGATACCAAAAGAACTGAATTGGAAGATCAGGAACAAGCAACCACAATTTTGTTCACGGACACTTCATACCTGAACCAACCAAAGGGAGCATGCACGTCAACCAATTGTATAAAGGTAGTCGCAGAGGCATCAGAGAAGAAGCTGGCAATGATATAGgatgagagaaacatcatgatgagtaCCAATTTTTGCATGATCAGTACTGTAGGTTTGCAGTCAGCAGGGTGGTTAGTTATTGGCTAGTAGAGTTGAAGAGAGGCTACCAAAACTAAAATAGCTGGAGATTCAGGCAGCAAGGGAAGGATGTATTGTGCAAGCGCCACAGTAGTAAAGGATGGACACGAAATAAAGGTGATGATAGTGTAGTAGTAACCTAATCAGTGCTGCATTAGTATCAAAAAAAGTATCTGAATGAAACGAAGGCATTTACTAACTGGTGAGAATTGTTTTGGCTTATTTAGTTGCTATGACTCTTACTAAAAGGAATATCTTAACAAATATCCACATCATAAGAAAGACATAAAAGCCCATAAGCAGTTATATCCATGTAGATTGCTtcatcaagaagcaaaatatttgATGAAGTTCAAGAGGTTATACGTGAAGTTCAAAGAAGCTTACTAGGATTTGTAGAGCTGATCATGGCTGTGTTACCAAAACTGCACGTTCCACCACTTGCCTTCATTCGGTGGTAGTAATCATTGTACGCATAAGATGCAAGGGCAACTAGATTGCTTGCATCATAGCATGGCTCTCCTGGCAGGATAGCAGTGCAATTTGCCTCACCAGGTCCACAAGCCCAATCTAAGCCCTTCTTCAGGGCACTGGAGTCTGCACTGGGATTTGCCACACAAAATACCCCAACCAAACCTGTTGGGTCTGGTTTAGACACAGCTTGATTTCCAAAACTCAAAGAATATACAGcagtctcatttgaaaaaaatatccCCCAGTTTTTCTCCGAAACAGGTCCAGGTCGGAGATCCTCATTGAACAATTCATAGATATATGTGCTAACTGCTGTGGTTGGTTGACTTGGAGTACCAGAATTATTTAGCACACGATGGACAAGATTGCTGTTGTAGATCAATGCATTGTCGACGGTAGCATCCGACTCATTTGCCCCACCTTGTGATGGCCATCCAGATGCTGTCACAATTACAGGGATACCAGTAAAATTGAGTGACTGCATCGAGTAATAAGCAGCATCAACCATCGCATCAAACATATTGGTGTAGTAGAAATTTGTGTTGGGATCCACAATCTGATTGTTTGGATTTAAGGGCTGGAAAAGAGCATACTCCAGTGGGTATATTCCTTGTCCTTTAATGTAACCATAGTATGGCTGTGCATTTACCATTAAAGGAGATCCTGTGTTCTTCAAAAATTGGAGGTACTGAGACATCACAGAGTTCCATGATGAGTTGAAGGTGGCAGTAGATGGGGGAAAAGATTTTGGGATCATGTCCATGGATAGTGGACTTGAAACTTTGACCTGTGAATTTAGATTGGATGCCACAAGAGCAGACTGGAGGAATTGCATAGCAGGGACAAGAACAAGAGCTGCATTAGGAATTGAAGTCAGGATCTCATTACCAACAGCTATATAGGTTATGTTAGTTTCTGGAACAAACGCAGCAACATTTTTGTTGATCCAATCTGCTGCTTCTGACCGAGAGTTTCCTATCCGtagcaactggtcattgggaacaCCAAGCATAACGTCTATTCCAGTGTTTGCTAAGGCACCCAGCATTTGGTGGTTTGCATCAAACAAGCGTACATGCTTGATCTGCTGTGTTTTAAGAATTGATACTATATCTGCTGCAGATGGCAAGTTCGACACCATGTTGCCAATGTTAATTCCAACATATACACCTAAATTTGCagcagaaataagaggaagaattaAAGTAAATTCAAAGACAAAAATAAATGCTGAGCACTTCTCGAAGTCTGAATACACCCATACGAAAACCAGCAAAATGAACTGAATGTACAAGGGCAAAATCTTCTCCAAATGACAGGTTTTAGCTTATACTATATAAAAATTGATTGGACCAATTATCTTTCCtgcaaataaaaataacaaacaaTTGGAAGAATACAGTTTGAACACTAGTGGTATGGCCACTTTCATATTGCCTAACAATAGTCGCAGGGCAAACAATTTGAAAAGGAAAAAAGTAGCATTTTGCCCATCTAAGGTATGGTTTGTCGATACTTTAGTTTTTCATTGTTCACCTAATGATAAATGATAGCATGTAAATGGCACATACATCAGCGTTTGATGCCTTCTTCTCTTATCTTAGCCCTGAATAGCCTGCACTCCCCAAAATTGATGGAATGAGCTCCAAAACCCTTGCATGTACATCAAGGTTTGAGGCTTTCTTCCCCAATTTTAGCCCTAGGCAATCTCCAAATTGATGGAACTGGACTCTGATCTCTTCTGTGAGGTCTAAAATTGGAGGCTATAAACGTTCAACACTTTAAGGGTTAAAATCAGGAAGAGCATAAACCCCAATGCATACATATTGTGGGTAGCGGAAGACATAAAGGCCAAGTGACCAGATCTTAGGTGGAGTTAGTGCCACTTTTTGAATCACAAGTAGGCAATATAAAATTGGGCCAAGCCACGAGTGGGTAAATTATAGCTTTTCAAAATCAATATACAAGGGGTAAAGATCGAAGAGAGTTGCACGTTCTAAATTAAGTTTTTTTCATAGAATTGAACAACCAAAAACTAAAGGAAACAGTTTATTTAGATTCTTTTTATTGAATTTGGAAGCAAAGGACCCTTGTTCATTGGAAAACAGAAATATGTTGAAAAATTGCAGCACAAGAGAACCATGAACTGCACAATGGTTCTTTCCTACTGTGAGGAAAAAAATCCCTGATGGAACGAAATCAACTCTAGGAGGAGCAATGCCACAGACCCAAGACAACAGGAACCACTGGTCCAGAAAGCAAATAAGTGAAACAATACAAAATgcacatattaaattataaatgatATGTACCAACACATCATACAGTTGAGCTCAAATAAACCAAAGTGTTAGTTGTCTATACCAAGAAACATTTGATAGTCagagtttatatattttgagaAGATTCTAATCTTATGTgcatcatacaaaaaaaaaaaaaaattgttgcttCTCGTTCAAAAAGCCAAATGGAAAATAGACTACCTGATGCATTTGCGAACAAAAGTacaagtaaaaatatacttctctCCCACTTTCCCGGAACCATCTGGTTAAATAATCTTCACAGTTGACAAGAAGATGCAACAGGTACTTTGTGCTTATACCATAAAACTGGCAGATCAAGATTTAAGGGAAATCTACGAAAAACAAACAAAACGATAAACTAATTAAAGGAACATCCAAACAACTGAGATAAGAACCAAAACAAAAGATTTTCCACATTAACAGTATGATTCAGTATTACATGTTAGCTAAAGATATCATGTAGAAATGGTTTTTGTCACACTACCACGAGTCGTAACCAAAGAATTAAGTTTGTTTGTCTAGAGCACAAAATTTAACATCACAATCAGGAACCAAGTACGAAATCAATACAAAGatcaaaagcataaaaaaatgaCCAATATTGATTACTCAAAAAAGATTATACTGCATGAGCAAAGTAGATTCACAAGATGCACCTAAAGCCTATACACTGTATGATGCTGTTTTACACAAGCTTTATACAATGAGTTATTGAGAAGGTGGAGAAACAAACAACTATAAGTCATCTCAAATCTCTAACCTATATTAATTGTAAAGCTTGAACAAGAAATAGATGTGTACCAAGAAATAGTTTCACTTTGGATGGTCCCATTAAAGAGGACTATATCCCATGTCAAAGGAAAGTTGTAGGTGGGACTGAACAGGAAAGGAAGAGGGTTGGCATTGCCTTAAAGAATTAGGTAAGATTTCTTCATGTTCTGATGATTTTAAATAATTTCCAAAATTagtcatttgtcaattaattatattttcataGTTGTGAGTATATTTATCTATTTTATGTATATTAGAATTTTTATTCACTGATTTAATTTTAAGTTGGAGAAATAAGTTATGCATGTGTTTTCATGTTTTAAAGTTAAATGTTattgattatatataataaaataaattactaTGATATTTTGCATCATGAGTTGATGGTTGATGAACTACATTGATGttatgattaataaattatttagCATGAATTACGTTCTGATGTTGAATTtcgaattttgaaattaaaatttggAATTAAACACATTAATCTAGAAAAGGGGACTAGTGTCACACCAAACATTAGCAGGATAGATCCAATATGGACCCAACTGATGCACAGTTCGGATCAGGGCAAACATGGTGGCTCAGTGCTACTCAAGCCCAACGCAAATTAGGCCAATGTTGATCAAACATTGCGAAAATGAAACTTTCGCAACAAGTTGACTACAATGGAGCTAGTCATGTGTGACCTAGCGCTTAGATGTAGGGTTGGCCCAAGGGAGCACAAGTCCATGCAGCAAGCACACGGGGTAGGTAGGTACAGATCTTCTATCGGGAGTAATGTGTCCCCACTTTAATAGGTGATAGGCACCACTCAATTAGTTGTTAGGAGTGCAATATAAATTTCTGCATTGGCTAGGTGGTTGATTTCACATTTTAAAAACTGTTACATGCACCTTAATCAAAGCCCATCCATAAATGCAATAGACTCGAGTTTTGTTTAGGTAACTAGTCATGTTACAATAAGCAAGGATTCTTTGGGTACTGACCAGGGCCTTGAAAGAGGATCTTGAAACATATAGTAGTGGCCTAATAAGAACATCAAGAATTTGAGGAAGGGAGAGCATGACATCTGATAGTTTCATGTCAATAAATATGAAAATGCAAGCTTGTATATACCAATATTTCCATTTcataaaatatgaaaattttgactgAAATATTGTCTTACAATCTACTACTAATGCTACAAAGGTGGATTTGCATAAATTGGACAAAGGCAACAATACTTAGTCATGACTTCTACAGATCTTGAGAATTGCACAGGATCAAATATTCATCGTAAACGAAGTCATGGGCGGGGACAAGGAACAAATCAAATAAATATGGGAAAACCATGTGCCATAGCAAATATTTGCTGCAATGTGGAATACGACACTTCATATGGTTTTCTGTGTAATCATCGAACATCTAAAATTGTCATTGTATTCATAATGTTATGTTTAATTTCCTTAATCAGCCATGATTTTCAA of the Musa acuminata AAA Group cultivar baxijiao chromosome BXJ3-2, Cavendish_Baxijiao_AAA, whole genome shotgun sequence genome contains:
- the LOC103975262 gene encoding glucan endo-1,3-beta-glucosidase 4 isoform X3; the protein is MVSNLPSAADIVSILKTQQIKHVRLFDANHQMLGALANTGIDVMLGVPNDQLLRIGNSRSEAADWINKNVAAFVPETNITYIAVGNEILTSIPNAALVLVPAMQFLQSALVASNLNSQVKVSSPLSMDMIPKSFPPSTATFNSSWNSVMSQYLQFLKNTGSPLMVNAQPYYGYIKGQGIYPLEYALFQPLNPNNQIVDPNTNFYYTNMFDAMVDAAYYSMQSLNFTGIPVIVTASGWPSQGGANESDATVDNALIYNSNLVHRVLNNSGTPSQPTTAVSTYIYELFNEDLRPGPVSEKNWGIFFSNETAVYSLSFGNQAVSKPDPTGLVGVFCVANPSADSSALKKGLDWACGPGEANCTAILPGEPCYDASNLVALASYAYNDYYHRMKASGGTCSFGNTAMISSTNPTSSLMPLRLPLYNWLTCMLPLVGSGHGSCVFAGSSGPSNSTDSSSAFGPSLSYGVAQKLQLLCLALILQIVLFYLFDI
- the LOC103975262 gene encoding glucan endo-1,3-beta-glucosidase 4 isoform X2, whose translation is MVPGKWERSIFLLVLLFANASGVYVGINIGNMVSNLPSAADIVSILKTQQIKHVRLFDANHQMLGALANTGIDVMLGVPNDQLLRIGNSRSEAADWINKNVAAFVPETNITYIAVGNEILTSIPNAALVLVPAMQFLQSALVASNLNSQVKVSSPLSMDMIPKSFPPSTATFNSSWNSVMSQYLQFLKNTGSPLMVNAQPYYGYIKGQGIYPLEYALFQPLNPNNQIVDPNTNFYYTNMFDAMVDAAYYSMQSLNFTGIPVIVTASGWPSQGGANESDATVDNALIYNSNLVHRVLNNSGTPSQPTTAVSTYIYELFNEDLRPGPVSEKNWGIFFSNETAVYSLSFGNQAVSKPDPTGLVGVFCVANPSADSSALKKGLDWACGPGEANCTAILPGEPCYDASNLVALASYAYNDYYHRMKASGGTCSFGNTAMISSTNPSHGSCVFAGSSGPSNSTDSSSAFGPSLSYGVAQKLQLLCLALILQIVLFYLFDI
- the LOC103975263 gene encoding F-box protein At3g58530; protein product: MAAGGDWERETVPRVMAIVSPRLPQPDAYSVLMVSPWCYRALLSVPTLWEVLDLHEMSKAGERLISALSLVRYEHIKKITLEFAQEVEDEHLILLKSQRTETTLRDLQHLNLNGCQKISDKGIEAITACCPKLRSLSVYWNVRLTDLGIKHLVKNSREVVSLNLSGCKNITDHSLYLIADSYHGLEELDITRCTKLTDSGLQQILLKCFSLRSLNLYALSSLTDAAYEKIGCLAHLTFLDLCGAQNLSDQGLSCIARCKHLVSLNLTWCVRVTDVGVAAIAEGCRSLELLSLYGIVGVTDKCLEALSNFCSNTLTTLDVNGCVSIKKRSRDDLLKQFPLLRCFKVHS
- the LOC103975262 gene encoding glucan endo-1,3-beta-glucosidase 4 isoform X1 gives rise to the protein MVPGKWERSIFLLVLLFANASGVYVGINIGNMVSNLPSAADIVSILKTQQIKHVRLFDANHQMLGALANTGIDVMLGVPNDQLLRIGNSRSEAADWINKNVAAFVPETNITYIAVGNEILTSIPNAALVLVPAMQFLQSALVASNLNSQVKVSSPLSMDMIPKSFPPSTATFNSSWNSVMSQYLQFLKNTGSPLMVNAQPYYGYIKGQGIYPLEYALFQPLNPNNQIVDPNTNFYYTNMFDAMVDAAYYSMQSLNFTGIPVIVTASGWPSQGGANESDATVDNALIYNSNLVHRVLNNSGTPSQPTTAVSTYIYELFNEDLRPGPVSEKNWGIFFSNETAVYSLSFGNQAVSKPDPTGLVGVFCVANPSADSSALKKGLDWACGPGEANCTAILPGEPCYDASNLVALASYAYNDYYHRMKASGGTCSFGNTAMISSTNPTSSLMPLRLPLYNWLTCMLPLVGSGHGSCVFAGSSGPSNSTDSSSAFGPSLSYGVAQKLQLLCLALILQIVLFYLFDI